The following are encoded together in the Actinoplanes sp. N902-109 genome:
- a CDS encoding HAMP domain-containing sensor histidine kinase, producing MELADRVRSHVPTPTGLRRVPLRTKLVASVLALVFAALTLISAASTYALHNYMIGRLDANLEQFTKTVEELRPYEGVYLPSDYYVNVTTVDGIGSSSSEKYDKSMYTRAELPPIAKGADAVNSHVGKGAYTVHSPDGSEHWRMLVTYTSAGSVLHVGQRLVGIDDAISRLVWVDILVGAGVLFALAAVGAALVRQSLIPLVQIERTAAAIAAGDLTQRVPDPEPDEEQPRTELGGLSRALNAMLAQIEAAFTARAHSETAARAAESQARDAAEAARASEARALRSEEKMRQFIADASHELRTPLTTIRGFAELYRQGAVANPEDIARLVRRIEDEASRMGLLVQDLLLLARLDRERPLTLAPVELPVLALDAVHAAQATAPDRKIELQVRDAPENLVAYGDDARLRQVIGNLMTNALVHTPPDASVTLALTAAPGNQAVVEISDTGPGLSAEQREHVFERFYRADEARTRRTERDATGTGLGLAIVAAIVRAHHGTVEVLSEPGKGATFRVALPALVPDES from the coding sequence ATGGAACTCGCCGACCGGGTCCGCAGTCACGTTCCGACGCCGACCGGGCTGCGTCGCGTGCCGCTGCGGACCAAGCTGGTCGCCTCGGTCCTCGCCCTCGTCTTCGCCGCCCTGACCCTGATCAGCGCGGCCAGCACGTATGCGCTGCACAACTACATGATCGGCCGGCTCGACGCCAACCTCGAGCAGTTCACGAAGACGGTGGAGGAGCTGCGGCCGTACGAGGGCGTCTACCTGCCCTCCGACTACTACGTCAACGTCACCACCGTCGACGGCATCGGCTCCTCCTCGTCGGAGAAGTACGACAAGAGCATGTACACCCGGGCCGAGCTGCCGCCGATCGCCAAGGGCGCGGACGCGGTGAACTCGCACGTCGGCAAGGGCGCCTACACGGTCCACTCGCCGGACGGTTCCGAGCACTGGCGGATGCTGGTGACGTACACGTCTGCGGGCTCGGTGTTGCACGTGGGACAGCGGCTGGTCGGCATCGACGACGCGATCAGCCGGCTGGTCTGGGTCGACATCCTGGTCGGTGCGGGTGTGCTGTTCGCCCTGGCCGCGGTCGGCGCCGCGCTCGTGCGGCAGAGCCTGATCCCGCTGGTGCAGATCGAGCGCACCGCCGCCGCCATCGCCGCGGGTGACCTCACCCAGCGCGTGCCCGACCCCGAGCCGGACGAGGAGCAACCCAGGACCGAGCTGGGTGGTCTCTCCCGTGCCCTGAACGCGATGCTGGCGCAGATCGAGGCGGCGTTCACCGCGCGGGCCCACTCCGAGACCGCGGCCCGGGCCGCCGAGTCACAGGCCCGCGACGCCGCCGAGGCGGCCCGGGCCTCCGAGGCCCGGGCGTTGCGCTCGGAGGAGAAGATGCGGCAGTTCATCGCGGACGCCTCGCACGAGCTGCGCACCCCGCTGACCACGATCCGCGGCTTCGCCGAGTTGTACCGCCAGGGCGCGGTGGCCAACCCGGAGGACATCGCCCGGCTGGTGCGCCGGATCGAGGACGAGGCGTCCCGGATGGGTCTGCTCGTCCAGGACCTGCTGCTGCTCGCCCGGCTCGATCGGGAGCGCCCGCTGACCCTGGCGCCGGTCGAGCTTCCTGTGCTTGCGCTGGACGCCGTGCACGCCGCCCAGGCCACCGCCCCCGATCGCAAGATCGAGCTACAGGTGCGCGACGCACCGGAGAATCTGGTCGCCTATGGCGACGACGCCCGGCTGCGACAGGTGATCGGCAACCTGATGACCAACGCGCTGGTGCACACCCCGCCGGACGCCTCGGTGACCCTCGCGCTGACCGCCGCACCGGGCAACCAGGCCGTCGTGGAGATCTCCGACACCGGCCCTGGCCTCAGCGCTGAGCAGCGCGAACACGTCTTCGAGCGGTTCTACCGGGCGGATGAGGCGCGCACCCGGCGCACCGAGCGCGACGCCACCGGCACCGGGCTCGGGCTGGCCATCGTGGCGGCCATCGTGCGGGCCCACCACGGCACTGTCGAAGTCCTCAGCGAGCCCGGCAAGGGTGCCACGTTCCGGGTCGCTCTGCCCGCTCTCGTCCCCGACGAAAGCTGA